Proteins from a genomic interval of Spea bombifrons isolate aSpeBom1 chromosome 4, aSpeBom1.2.pri, whole genome shotgun sequence:
- the LOC128491986 gene encoding G protein-coupled receptor kinase 5-like — protein sequence MELENIVANTVLLKAREGGGGKRKGRSKKWKEILKFPHISQCEDLRRQLERDYTSLCEKQPIGRLLFRQFCETREHLFKCILFLDAVIEYEVAPDEKRKEVGEEIIRRFFMSVSADYVPEITDAHMEECKESFGKNPCKDIFTKCISHLHEFLRGSPFREYQESMYFDRFLQWKSLERQAVTKDTFRQYRVLGKGGFGEVCACQVRATGKMYACKKLEKKRIKKRKGEAMALNEKQILEKVNSRFVVSLAYAYETKDALCLVLTIMNGGDLKFHIYNMGNPGFEEERVVFYAAEICCGLDHLHQEGIVYRDLKPENILLDDDGHIRISDLGLAIKIPEGESIRGRVGTVGYMAPEVIKNERYTFSPDWWGLGCLIYEMIEGQSPFRARKERVKREEVEKRVQEEQESYSDKFSEHTKSICRMLLTKDPKQRLGCGEHGAHQVKQHPFLRNINFKRLEAGIMKPSFVPDPRAVYCKDVLDIEQFSTVKGVNLDQTDNDFYVKFATGCVPIPWQNEMIETECFKDLNVFGPNGTRSPDLDWRQLPEPPKRSLLQRIFRRHHTDYTIDANDSSVANANTTNHHFQGRMATASAPS from the exons GCGGAGGTGGCAAACGGAAGGGACGTAGTAAAAAATGGAAGGAAATCTTAAAATTTCCACATATCAGCCAATGTGAAGACTTGCGAAGACAGCTGG aaAGAGACTATACGAGCTTGTGCGAGAAGCAGCCAATTGGACGCCTTCTTTTCCGCCAATTCTGTGAAACAAGGGAAcatctttttaaatgtattcttttcctCGACGCAGTG ATAGAATATGAAGTTGCTCCAGATGAGAAGAGGAAGGAAGTCGGAGAGGAGATTATCAGAAGGTTCTTCATGTCGGTG tcTGCAGACTACGTTCCCGAGATCACAGATGCACACATGGAAGAATGCAAAGAAAGCTTTGGAAAAAACCCATGCAAAGACATATTTACCAAATGCATTAG CCACCTCCATGAATTTCTGCGAGGGTCCCCTTTCCGAGAATACCAGGAAAGCATGTACTTTGACCGCTTCCTGCAGTGGAAAAGTCTCGAAAG ACAAGCAGTCACAAAGGACACGTTCCGGCAGTACCGAGTGCTGGGCAAAGGCGGATTTGGGGAG GTATGTGCCTGCCAGGTTCGTGCCACTGGGAAAATGTACGCGTGCAAAAAGCTAGAGAAGAAGAGGATCAAGAAGAGGAAAGGGGAGGCGATGGCGCTAAATGAGAAGCAGATCCTGGAGAAAGTGAACAGCCGATTTGTG GTCAGCCTGGCTTATGCTTATGAAACAAAAGATGCCCTGTGCTTGGTTTTAACCATCATGAATGGAGGAGACCTCAAATTCCACATCTACAACATGGGCAACCCTGGTTTTGAGGAAGAACGCGTGGTGTTCTACGCTGCCGAGATCTGTTGTGGTCTGGACCACCTACACCAGGAAGGCATTGTCTACAG GGATTTAAAACCAGAAAATATTCTCTTAGATGATGACG GTCACATCAGAATCTCTGACCTGGGATTGGCCATTAAAATTCCAGAGGGAGAGAGCATCAGAGGAAGAGTGGGAACGGTGGGTTACATGG CTCCAGAAGTGATTAAGAATGAGCGCTACACATTTAGCCCGGACTGGTGGGGTCTGGGGTGTCTGATTTACGAGATGATCGAGGGACAGTCTCCGTTCCGCGCGCGAAAAGAACGGGTgaaaagagaagaagtggagaagCGAGTGCAGGAAGAGCAGGAATCCTATTCTGATAAATTCTCAGAACACACGAAATCCATCTGTAGGATG CTATTGACCAAAGACCCGAAGCAGAGGCTGGGCTGCGGGGAACATGGCGCCCACCAGGTGAAGCAGCATCCCTTTCTCAGGAACATCAACTTTAAGAGGCTGGAAGCCGGAATAATGAAACCGTCCTTTGTGCCAGAC CCCCGAGCCGTATACTGTAAGGACGTCCTGGATATTGAACAGTTTTCTACAGTCAAAGGAGTCAACTTGGACCAAACCGATAATGATTTCTATGTCAAGTTTGCAACGGGCTGTGTGCCGATACCGTGGCAAAACGAG ATGATTGAGACAGAGTGCTTTAAGGACCTCAATGTCTTTGGACCAAATGGGACACGTTCTCCTGACCTAGACTGGAGGCAGCTTCCTGAGCCCCCGAAGAGGAGCTTACTGCAAAGGATCTTCCGGAGACAT